A stretch of the Amycolatopsis sp. BJA-103 genome encodes the following:
- a CDS encoding GNAT family N-acetyltransferase encodes MVIREATEADAMACAEIYAPYVTDTVISFETEAPKPDEMAERIAKAQRSHAWLVLEDDEGRVAGYAYGGPFSGRPSYRWSCEVSVYLELGRRRTGGGRALYQVLLDRLASRGFRNFCAGMVLPNDASAGLHAAMGFEPVGTYQRIGYKHGAWRDVAWVQLCLPEVDGVPVEPR; translated from the coding sequence ATGGTGATCAGGGAAGCGACGGAAGCCGACGCGATGGCGTGCGCGGAGATCTACGCGCCGTATGTCACCGACACGGTGATCTCGTTCGAAACCGAGGCCCCGAAGCCGGACGAGATGGCCGAGCGCATCGCCAAGGCGCAGCGATCACACGCGTGGCTCGTGCTCGAAGACGACGAAGGCCGCGTCGCCGGCTACGCCTACGGAGGCCCTTTCAGCGGCCGCCCTTCCTATCGCTGGTCTTGCGAGGTCAGTGTTTATCTGGAGCTCGGCCGCCGGAGGACCGGCGGCGGGCGGGCGCTCTACCAAGTGCTGCTGGACAGGCTGGCGTCGCGCGGCTTCCGGAACTTCTGCGCGGGGATGGTGCTTCCGAACGACGCGAGCGCCGGGCTGCACGCGGCGATGGGGTTCGAGCCGGTGGGCACCTACCAGCGGATCGGGTACAAGCACGGGGCCTGGCGGGACGTCGCTTGGGTGCAGCTGTGCCTGCCGGAGGTGGACGGGGTGCCGGTGGAGCCGCGGTAG
- a CDS encoding helix-turn-helix domain-containing protein — protein MSDPLSASLAATLQSARLDQNLSANALAEMSGVSRAMIGKIERGEAQPTAVLLSRLSAALGMTLSELIARAEHGDRRLVRAADQPTWTDPDTGYVRRAVSPSLGGPLELVEVVLPAGAEVAFPAHTYALTHHQIWVLDGHLRFREGDVEHELDAGDCLQLGTPQPCAYVNPTAGPVRYLVALARRHA, from the coding sequence ATGTCGGATCCCTTGTCCGCGTCGCTCGCCGCGACGCTCCAGTCCGCGAGACTCGACCAGAACCTCTCGGCCAATGCCCTCGCCGAGATGTCGGGCGTGTCCAGGGCGATGATCGGCAAGATCGAACGCGGCGAGGCGCAGCCCACGGCGGTCCTGCTCAGCAGGCTTTCGGCCGCGCTCGGGATGACGTTGTCCGAGCTGATCGCGCGCGCCGAACACGGTGACCGCCGGCTCGTGCGCGCGGCCGATCAGCCGACCTGGACCGACCCTGACACCGGCTACGTGCGCCGCGCGGTGTCGCCGTCGCTCGGCGGGCCGCTGGAACTGGTCGAGGTCGTGCTGCCCGCGGGCGCCGAAGTCGCCTTCCCCGCGCACACCTACGCGCTGACCCACCACCAGATCTGGGTGCTCGACGGGCATCTGAGGTTCCGGGAGGGCGACGTCGAGCACGAACTCGACGCGGGCGACTGCCTGCAGCTCGGCACTCCGCAGCCGTGCGCCTACGTCAACCCGACGGCCGGACCGGTCCGATATCTGGTCGCCCTCGCCCGGCGGCACGCCTGA
- a CDS encoding DUF3626 domain-containing protein, which yields MRSRALSHVAAKARGGHEAGLPVTLHFHPDRSTVDGRSLLAAMAEDGFYRNQFETGTSNGGLTAYPGGDRWRWESRMFGGAYDDAPPAERPKYGALNFRRRAVGGAPRFGSAHFRMAAHTIGRTTFCYPDSVLRPADFGYGTRVSALIALADQDDVDLLDDYIEAHVHGPVQLTTDVEGLVLDPSHRGTDVEKAALGLGCPVEWHPGFRLSTRELARHPAYRGPEFVELGRALAEDGHLDPRVLGDARDVDQQALKRVWHYVARFGALP from the coding sequence ATGAGATCCCGGGCCCTCTCCCACGTCGCGGCGAAAGCACGCGGCGGGCACGAGGCCGGACTGCCGGTGACACTGCACTTCCATCCCGATAGATCCACAGTGGACGGACGGTCGCTCCTGGCCGCGATGGCCGAGGACGGTTTCTACCGCAACCAGTTCGAGACGGGGACGAGCAACGGCGGCTTGACCGCGTACCCCGGCGGAGACCGCTGGCGGTGGGAGAGCCGGATGTTCGGCGGCGCCTACGACGACGCGCCACCCGCCGAACGGCCCAAGTACGGGGCGCTCAACTTCCGGCGTCGCGCGGTGGGCGGGGCGCCGAGGTTCGGCTCGGCCCATTTCCGGATGGCGGCGCACACCATCGGGCGGACGACGTTCTGCTATCCGGACAGCGTCCTGCGTCCGGCGGATTTCGGTTACGGCACCAGGGTTTCCGCGCTGATCGCACTGGCCGATCAGGACGACGTGGACCTTCTCGACGACTACATCGAGGCACACGTCCACGGTCCGGTCCAGCTGACGACGGACGTCGAAGGCCTCGTGCTCGACCCGAGCCACCGCGGCACCGACGTCGAAAAGGCCGCGCTCGGGCTCGGCTGCCCTGTCGAATGGCATCCGGGATTCCGCCTGTCGACCCGAGAACTCGCACGACACCCCGCCTACCGGGGTCCCGAATTCGTCGAACTCGGCCGGGCACTGGCGGAAGACGGCCACCTCGATCCGCGTGTCCTCGGCGACGCCCGCGACGTCGACCAGCAAGCGCTCAAACGCGTTTGGCACTACGTCGCGCGCTTCGGGGCACTACCGTGA
- a CDS encoding secondary thiamine-phosphate synthase enzyme YjbQ, translated as MYSTEIEVRTGSVAVVHDLTRDAESFLRDADAEDGILHVFVPHATSGLAILETGAGSDEDLLAALDDLLPRDGRWRHQHGSPGHGRDHVLPALLPPYATIPVLGGVMTLGTWQSVCLVDTNLDNPVRRVRFSLLEG; from the coding sequence ATGTATTCCACGGAGATCGAGGTGCGCACCGGCAGCGTGGCCGTGGTGCACGACCTGACCAGGGACGCCGAGTCCTTCCTGCGCGACGCGGACGCCGAGGACGGGATCCTGCACGTCTTCGTCCCGCACGCGACGTCCGGGCTGGCCATCCTCGAAACCGGCGCCGGCAGTGACGAAGACCTGCTCGCGGCGCTCGACGACCTCCTCCCCCGCGACGGCCGCTGGCGGCACCAGCACGGCAGTCCCGGTCACGGCCGTGACCACGTGCTGCCCGCGCTGCTGCCGCCGTACGCGACGATCCCGGTGCTCGGCGGGGTGATGACGCTGGGCACCTGGCAGTCGGTCTGCCTGGTGGACACCAACCTGGACAACCCGGTCCGGCGCGTCCGCTTCAGTCTCCTGGAGGGCTGA
- a CDS encoding HAD hydrolase-like protein: MLWDIDQTLVDLRGVGASWYTTALAEVAGIELRALPQFGGRTERAISADILTSHGVEPTEENVRKLWLALIAVSESHAPTLSTSGRALPGAKDALNDFATHGGVVQTLVTGNLPEISVHKLTAFDLHEHVDFEIGGYGSLSAHRPDLVPAAVGHASAKHGTEFAPTSVVVIGDTPDDVRAALDNGAVAVAVATGQFSAEELADAGAHTVLGDLSDLAAVRTAVLGSAN; the protein is encoded by the coding sequence GTGCTGTGGGACATCGACCAGACCCTCGTGGACCTGCGTGGCGTGGGCGCCTCCTGGTACACGACCGCGCTCGCCGAGGTCGCGGGTATCGAGCTGCGGGCGCTGCCCCAGTTCGGCGGCCGCACCGAACGCGCCATCAGCGCCGACATCCTGACCTCGCACGGCGTCGAGCCCACCGAGGAGAACGTGCGCAAGCTCTGGCTCGCGCTGATCGCGGTCTCCGAGAGCCACGCCCCGACGCTGTCCACGAGCGGCCGCGCGCTCCCGGGCGCCAAGGACGCGCTGAACGACTTCGCCACGCACGGCGGCGTCGTCCAGACCCTGGTCACCGGCAACCTGCCGGAGATCTCCGTGCACAAGCTGACCGCGTTCGACCTGCACGAGCACGTGGACTTCGAGATCGGCGGCTACGGCTCGCTTTCGGCGCACCGGCCCGATCTGGTGCCCGCCGCCGTCGGCCACGCTTCGGCCAAACACGGCACCGAGTTCGCGCCCACCTCGGTCGTCGTCATCGGCGACACCCCGGACGACGTCCGGGCCGCGCTCGACAACGGCGCCGTCGCGGTGGCCGTGGCGACAGGGCAGTTCAGCGCGGAGGAACTGGCCGACGCGGGCGCCCACACCGTCCTCGGCGACCTGTCCGACCTGGCAGCGGTGCGCACGGCCGTACTCGGGAGCGCCAACTAA
- a CDS encoding bifunctional lysylphosphatidylglycerol flippase/synthetase MprF: MPTGGSGTAAPGRTHKIATVLRHRLPFTTLVTVTMLALALATGALWSAAEDRAVYPYIAYGLPSLESGRWWTVLTGPLFAVVPLYYLPMVLSFALFAGFAEWRLGTRRAMAVAIGGQFVSVLVAVQFLALSRNSGWEWAERVAGSLDVGFSGGALAAVAVASATLRPPWRLRLRAGLCVYAGIAIIFVGTLADLVHFFALVLALPFGRKFVASKDSVRERRPSLREWRFYVVAGLLVLTVAELVMSFVPGNGPFGSSEELSLSTWEVVILCLIVVPIMNGLRKGSQVAWWCAMILTSFVILQVMAYGGVLALAEVLGEDTGLSDPPLFFVDNLLWTVEFALLVSSRGAFRVPSRRKRRRLGRMGNPALARTLLSRHGGSTLSWMTTWPQNSYFVAADGKSYLAYRRHAGVAIALGDPIAPDGAGDRTIAEFITMCENTGLVPCLFSATGETTATTKELGWKHVQVAEDTLIELETLEFRGKRWQDVRTAINRAKKDGIEFRLVRLADQPRAVISQVRAISEEWISDKGMPEMGFTLGGVDEAMDPETRVGLAVDADGVVHGVTSWLPVYTGAGAIGGWTLDVMRKRADGFRPSMEFLIASSCLAFREEGAKFVSLSGAPLASSGEPAHAVERVLDALGTMMEPFYGFRSLHAFKAKFQPRHVPLYLAFRDEADLPRIGIALGRAYLPNTGLLRLAKLARSGKKPQPQKDQRSVEGGGVMVLRSASGTPR; encoded by the coding sequence ATGCCAACAGGGGGAAGCGGGACGGCCGCGCCGGGCCGGACGCACAAGATCGCCACGGTGCTGAGGCACCGGCTGCCTTTCACGACCCTCGTCACGGTGACCATGCTCGCGCTCGCCTTGGCCACGGGCGCGCTCTGGTCGGCCGCCGAGGATCGCGCGGTGTATCCGTACATCGCCTATGGGCTGCCGTCGCTCGAATCAGGCCGTTGGTGGACCGTGCTCACCGGACCGCTGTTCGCGGTCGTCCCGCTCTACTACCTGCCGATGGTGCTCAGCTTCGCGTTGTTCGCCGGATTCGCGGAATGGCGGCTCGGCACGCGCCGGGCGATGGCCGTCGCCATCGGCGGTCAGTTCGTCAGCGTGCTGGTCGCGGTCCAGTTCCTCGCGCTGAGCCGCAACTCCGGCTGGGAGTGGGCGGAACGGGTCGCGGGCAGCCTCGACGTCGGGTTCTCCGGGGGCGCGCTCGCCGCGGTCGCGGTCGCCAGCGCCACCCTGCGCCCGCCGTGGCGCCTGCGGTTGCGCGCCGGGCTGTGCGTCTACGCCGGGATCGCGATCATCTTCGTCGGCACGCTCGCCGACCTAGTGCACTTCTTCGCTCTCGTCCTGGCCCTGCCGTTCGGGCGCAAGTTCGTCGCTTCGAAGGATTCCGTCCGCGAACGGCGGCCGAGCCTGCGCGAGTGGCGGTTCTACGTCGTGGCGGGCCTGCTGGTGCTGACGGTCGCCGAACTGGTGATGTCCTTCGTCCCAGGCAACGGCCCCTTCGGTTCGTCCGAGGAACTTTCGCTGTCCACCTGGGAAGTCGTCATCCTGTGCCTGATCGTGGTGCCGATCATGAACGGCCTGCGCAAGGGCAGCCAGGTCGCCTGGTGGTGCGCGATGATCCTGACCTCGTTCGTCATCCTTCAGGTGATGGCCTACGGCGGGGTGCTCGCGCTGGCCGAGGTCCTCGGTGAGGACACCGGGCTTTCGGATCCGCCGCTGTTCTTCGTGGACAATCTCCTGTGGACGGTCGAGTTCGCGCTGCTGGTCTCCTCGCGGGGCGCCTTCCGCGTGCCGTCACGGCGGAAACGCCGCCGCCTCGGCCGGATGGGCAACCCCGCGCTGGCCCGCACGCTGCTCAGCCGTCACGGCGGAAGCACGCTTTCGTGGATGACGACGTGGCCGCAGAACTCGTACTTCGTCGCCGCGGACGGCAAGTCCTACCTCGCCTACCGGCGCCACGCCGGTGTCGCGATCGCCCTCGGCGACCCGATCGCCCCGGACGGCGCGGGCGACCGCACGATCGCCGAGTTCATCACGATGTGCGAGAACACCGGCCTCGTGCCGTGCCTGTTCTCCGCCACCGGCGAAACCACCGCCACCACCAAGGAACTCGGCTGGAAGCACGTCCAGGTCGCCGAGGACACCCTGATCGAACTCGAGACGCTGGAGTTCCGCGGCAAGCGCTGGCAGGACGTCCGGACCGCGATCAACCGCGCCAAGAAGGACGGCATCGAGTTCCGGCTGGTCCGGCTCGCCGATCAGCCGCGCGCGGTGATCTCGCAGGTCCGCGCGATCTCCGAGGAGTGGATCAGCGACAAGGGCATGCCCGAAATGGGCTTCACCCTCGGCGGGGTCGACGAGGCGATGGACCCGGAGACCCGCGTCGGTCTCGCCGTCGACGCCGACGGCGTGGTCCACGGCGTGACGTCCTGGCTGCCGGTGTACACCGGTGCCGGCGCGATCGGCGGGTGGACGCTCGACGTCATGCGCAAACGCGCCGACGGATTCCGCCCGTCGATGGAGTTCCTGATCGCGTCGTCGTGCCTGGCCTTCCGCGAGGAAGGCGCGAAGTTCGTGTCGCTGTCCGGCGCCCCGCTGGCGAGTTCCGGCGAGCCCGCGCACGCCGTCGAACGGGTTCTGGACGCACTCGGCACGATGATGGAACCGTTCTACGGCTTCCGTTCACTGCACGCGTTCAAGGCGAAGTTCCAGCCGCGCCACGTCCCGCTGTACCTCGCGTTCCGCGACGAGGCGGATCTGCCGCGGATCGGGATCGCGCTCGGCCGGGCTTACCTGCCGAACACGGGTCTGCTGCGGCTGGCGAAGCTCGCCCGCTCCGGTAAGAAGCCCCAGCCCCAAAAAGATCAGCGCAGCGTCGAAGGCGGCGGCGTGATGGTCTTGCGATCGGCTTCCGGGACACCCCGGTAG